The following are encoded together in the Bos javanicus breed banteng chromosome X, ARS-OSU_banteng_1.0, whole genome shotgun sequence genome:
- the SLC9A6 gene encoding sodium/hydrogen exchanger 6 isoform X1 — protein sequence MDEEIVSEKQAEESHRQDSANLLIFILLLTLTILTIWLFKHRRARFLHETGLAMIYGLLVGLVLRYGIHVPSDVNNVTLSCEVQSSPTTLLVNVSGKFYEYTLKGEISSHELNNVQDNEMLRKVTFDPEVFFNILLPPIIFYAGYSLKRRHFFRNLGSILAYAFLGTAISCFVIGSIMYGCVTLMKVTGQLAGDFYFTDCLLFGAIVSATDPVTVLAIFHELQVDVELYALLFGESVLNDAVAIVLSSSIVAYQPAGDNSHTFDVTAMFKSIGIFLGIFSGSFAMGAATGVVTALISKFTKLREFQLLETGLFFLMSWSTFLLAEAWGFTGVVAVLFCGITQAHYTYNNLSTESQHRTKQLFELLNFLAENFIFSYMGLTLFTFQNHVFNPTFVVGAFIAIFLGRAANIYPLSLLLNLGRRSKIGSNFQHMMMFAGLRGAMAFALAIRDTATYARQMMFSTTLLIVFFTVWVFGGGTTAMLSCLHIRVGVDSDQEHLGIPESERRTTKAESAWLFRMWYNFDHNYLKPLLTHSGPPLTTTLPACCGPIARCLTSPQAYENQEQLKDDDSDLILNDGDISLTYGDSTVNTESASSGAPRRLMGNSSEDAFDRELAFGDHELVIRGTRLVLPMDDSEPPLNLLDNTRHGPA from the exons GTCTTTTGGTGGGCCTTGTGCTTCGATATGGCATTCACGTTCCAAGCGATGTGAATAACGTGACCCTGAGCTGTGAAGTGCAGTCAAGCCCAACTACCTTATTGGTAAATGTTAGTGGAAAATTTTATGAGTATACGCTGAAAGGAGAGATTAGTTCACATGAACTCAATAACGTTCAAGATAATGAAATGCTTAGAAAG GTTACTTTTGATCCAGAAGTATTTTTCAACATATTACTTCCTCCTATCATATTTTATGCAGGATATAGCCTGAAAAGA AGACATTTCTTTCGAAACCTTGGGTCAATCCTAGCATACGCTTTTCTTGGAACTGCAATTTCTTGTTTTGTAATTGG ATCAATAATGTATGGCTGTGTTACACTGATGAAAGTAACTGGACAACTTGCCGGAGATTTCTACTTTACAGATTGCCTGCTGTTTGGTGCCATCGTATCAGCAACTGATCCAG TGACTGTTCTTGCCATATTCCACGAGCTTCAAGTTGATGTTGAACTCTATGCACTTCTTTTTGGTGAAAGTGTCCTCAATGATGCTGTTGCCATAGTGCTCTCTTC CTCAATAGTAGCATACCAGCCAGCTGGAGACAACAGCCACACCTTTGATGTCACAGCCATGTTCAAGTCTATTGGGATTTTCCTTGGAATCTTCAGTGGCTCTTTCGCGATGGGTGCTGCTACTGGAGTGGTGACAGCTTTAATATC AAAGTTCACCAAATTACGAGAGTTCCAGCTGTTGGAGACGGGCCTGTTCTTCTTGATGTCCTGGAGTACCTTCCTCTTAGCTGAAGCATGGGGTTTCACAG GTGTGGTTGCAGTGTTGTTTTGTGGCATCACACAGGCCCATTATACGTACAACAACTTGTCCACAGAGTCTCAGCATAGAACTAAACAG TTGTTTGAGCTTCTCAATTTCTTGGCAGAGAATTTCATCTTCTCCTACATGGGACTGACACTGTTCACCTTCCAGAACCATGTCTTTAACCCAACATTTGTAGTAGGAGCATTT ATTGCTATTTTCTTGGGAAGAGCTGCCAATATTTACCCCTTGTCCCTCTTACTTAATTTGGGTAGAAGAAGTAAGATTGGATCAAATTTTCAACACATGATGATGTTTGCTG GCCTTCGTGGCGCGATGGCGTTTGCCTTGGCCATTCGAGATACGGCCACTTATGCCCGGCAGATGATGTTCAGCACCACACTTCTGATTGTGTTTTTTACTGTGTGGGTATTTGGTGGTGGCACCACTGCCATGCTGTCATGTTTGCATATAAG gGTTGGTGTTGATTCAGACCAAGAACACTTG GGtattcctgaaagtgaaagaagaactACCAAAGCAGAGAGCGCGTGGCTCTTCCGGATGTGGTATAACTTTGATCACAA CTATCTGAAGCCTCTGTTGACGCACAGCGGGCCTCCTCTTACCACCACCCTGCCTGCCTGCTGTGGCCCCATTGCAAGATGCCTGACCAGTCCCCAGGCCTATGAG aaCCAGGAACAGTTGAAAGACGATGACTCTGATCTCATCCTCAATGATGGTGATATTAGTTTGACGTATGGCGATTCTACTGTGAACACTGAGTCAGCATCATCCGGTGCCCCTAGGAGACTTATGGGAAACAGTTCTGAAGATGCCTTTGATCGGGAACTTGCCTTTGGGGACCATGAACTGGTCATTCGGGGAACACGCCTGGTTCTACCTATGGATGATTCTGAGCCCCCCTTAAATTTGTTAGATAATACGAGACACGGTCCAGCCTAA